The sequence below is a genomic window from Aureispira sp. CCB-E.
AGAAGACATCTTGAGGAACATAAGCGATTGCTGCCCTTAGATGAGCTAAATTATGCTTCTGGATGGGTTGGTTGTCAATTAAAATTTGTCCATTATCGGTGTCGTACATTCTCAGTAGTAAATCTGCAATGGTTGTTTTCCCTGATCCTGTGCGACCAATAATCGCCATTTTTTCCCCTTTTTTCAGTTTAAAAGAAATGTTTTTCAGGGCAGTAATACCTGTATCTGGATATACAAAGGTCACCTTATCAAACTCAATCTCTCCTTTTATAGGCGTAACTGGAGCGGTGTGGTCAATATCAATATCGGGCTCTGTTTTTAGAAAATCATTGATTCGTTTTTGAGATGCAGCGGCTCTTTGTATGATCGAGGCTACCCACCCAATCGAAGTAACAGGCCAAGCTAGCATATTAATATAAATGACAAATTCGGCAATGTTTCCAGTAGAAATTTCACCACTCATCACCAACAGTCCACCTACATAAATTGTAATAATGGTGCTAATTCCAATTAAAAAGAGCATTAGAGGATGAAAGAAGGCATTTACTTTAGCCAATTCTAGTGATTTTGTTTTGAAATCTTCGGTTTCTGTCTTAAAGAAGTTTCCCATTGCTTTTTCTTGTCCATAAGATTTGACAACACGTATTCCTGAGTAGACTTCCTGTGATAAGCTGTTTAAAACAGATAATTGTGCTTGTATTCGAGCACTTTTTTTATTGATAATACTAGTGACGTAGTATATGGATAGCGAAAGAATAGGAAGAGGAATTAAAGAATATAATGTCAACGTAGGACTAACCTGTATCATGGAATAAATCACCATGGTAAACAAAATCACTAAATTGATGCTATACATAACCGCTGGTCCCAAATACATACGTACATGGTTGACATCTTCGGTGATTCTTGCCATCAAGTCGCCTGTATTGTTGCGTTTGTAGAAGGCAAGGGTTAACTTCTCATAGTGTGCATATATTTCATTGCGCAAATCATATTCGATTAACCTTGACATCACAATCAACGTTTGGCGCATAAAAAACATAAAAAAGCCCATTAGAAAGGCAAAACTAATGACCAAAATCATAAAGAAAAATAGGATACTTCCTATTCGTTCAAATAATTGGTCTTTGACAGAAAAACCGTCGTACAAGCCATAGAGCGTTACGTTTTCAATTACTAAGTCCAGCGAATAACGGATGATTTGTGGCTGCCAGACACGAAAATAATTAGAGATTGCAATAAATACAATTCCTAA
It includes:
- a CDS encoding ABC transporter ATP-binding protein, whose translation is MKELAYLNKYFAQYKWRFLLGIVFIAISNYFRVWQPQIIRYSLDLVIENVTLYGLYDGFSVKDQLFERIGSILFFFMILVISFAFLMGFFMFFMRQTLIVMSRLIEYDLRNEIYAHYEKLTLAFYKRNNTGDLMARITEDVNHVRMYLGPAVMYSINLVILFTMVIYSMIQVSPTLTLYSLIPLPILSLSIYYVTSIINKKSARIQAQLSVLNSLSQEVYSGIRVVKSYGQEKAMGNFFKTETEDFKTKSLELAKVNAFFHPLMLFLIGISTIITIYVGGLLVMSGEISTGNIAEFVIYINMLAWPVTSIGWVASIIQRAAASQKRINDFLKTEPDIDIDHTAPVTPIKGEIEFDKVTFVYPDTGITALKNISFKLKKGEKMAIIGRTGSGKTTIADLLLRMYDTDNGQILIDNQPIQKHNLAHLRAAIAYVPQDVFLFSDSIYNNIAFGKTDVDESTIREYAKHAAVYDDIMNLPEQFDTVVGERGVTLSGGQKQRISIARALIKEPDIVLLDDCLSAVDTKTEAQITDYLNTACADKTTIIITHRLYAALQFDQIIVLDDGKITEMGTHEELMQNNGYYYEMYENQRLEEVE